A genomic region of Thermodesulfovibrio aggregans contains the following coding sequences:
- a CDS encoding ATP-binding protein, with amino-acid sequence MIKIKRIFIENLGIYKNKEFLFDHPCCLIVDKNEAGKSLLANSILETLYPSKQTQIPLINGKITVDIESDSDFYQIVRNYSEYKIFKNGNPVKYETKNRGRIIKKSPGELIFNLSREVFINTSFLTQKAGLNLKEIYSVTAFLEKAIDTGFQDASASMALTKIKEALFDSIHSGTLFPFTTRGKLDTAIKTWKEKIVEYEEKKSHLKISLEKQAEIIENYAQLMDELGNINDSLIKLESNYFKWKIDRDNVYRKEIEKLEKRNQELKDVKPLLSFYINFENLKPEEQQFIILYENEMQSLLQNLRLKQQRQREITGLSRKIYFLSILLALLSIIAGFINKTFFYTITICIPLLFYLGKLYIENKKLQHEIRELKFKNEELSQHIDQLISKFSISDREEFLNIFKKMNIHKIHIKEFIENSKKIEELKKNLLSNEELDFYKSRIFIETEINEEDIEKYEQKREELLKRKEQIKDELHQLQSEYEKILQSRKEIEKIEEQIEISSRYLETLEKFKKALQKSYEIIESITKKHHKLWAERLNTAGSKLLSRITGKTVEIFFNQDLSFIVKIPEIEYPLADKEIEKKLSGGMAEQIYLTVRLILSQALSSNVKVPIILDEPFAHSDDERFVKGMKFLIEEIAKSNQVIIISCHQHRLSLLKELEGSFKLISVK; translated from the coding sequence ATGATTAAAATTAAAAGAATATTCATAGAAAATCTTGGAATATATAAAAACAAAGAATTTCTATTTGACCATCCTTGCTGTCTTATTGTTGATAAAAATGAAGCTGGCAAATCACTTCTTGCAAATTCTATACTTGAAACTCTATATCCCTCAAAACAAACTCAAATTCCTTTAATCAATGGAAAGATTACTGTAGATATTGAATCTGACTCTGATTTTTATCAGATTGTAAGAAATTATAGTGAATACAAAATATTTAAAAATGGAAATCCTGTAAAATATGAAACTAAAAATAGAGGAAGAATTATAAAAAAATCACCGGGAGAGCTCATATTTAATCTTTCGAGAGAAGTTTTTATCAACACTTCTTTTCTAACACAGAAAGCTGGATTAAATCTTAAAGAAATTTATTCAGTTACAGCTTTTTTAGAAAAAGCTATAGACACAGGTTTTCAAGATGCTTCAGCCTCTATGGCTTTAACTAAAATAAAAGAAGCTCTCTTTGATAGCATTCATAGTGGCACACTCTTCCCTTTTACTACAAGAGGGAAACTTGATACAGCAATAAAAACATGGAAGGAAAAAATAGTTGAATATGAAGAAAAAAAATCACATTTAAAAATTTCCTTAGAAAAGCAGGCTGAAATTATAGAAAACTATGCTCAACTGATGGACGAACTTGGAAATATTAATGATAGCTTAATCAAGCTTGAAAGTAATTATTTTAAATGGAAAATTGATAGAGATAATGTTTATAGGAAAGAAATAGAAAAACTTGAAAAAAGGAATCAAGAACTAAAAGATGTAAAACCTCTTTTGAGCTTTTACATAAATTTTGAAAATCTGAAACCTGAAGAGCAACAATTTATAATTCTTTATGAAAATGAAATGCAGAGTTTATTGCAAAATTTAAGACTAAAACAGCAAAGACAGAGAGAGATAACAGGATTATCCAGAAAAATATACTTTCTAAGCATCTTATTAGCTCTATTAAGCATCATAGCAGGATTTATAAATAAGACATTCTTTTATACAATAACAATCTGTATTCCATTACTTTTTTATTTAGGTAAGCTTTACATTGAAAATAAAAAATTACAGCATGAAATAAGGGAACTCAAATTTAAGAATGAAGAACTTTCTCAGCACATAGACCAGCTAATTTCAAAATTTTCAATTAGTGACCGCGAAGAATTTTTAAACATTTTCAAAAAGATGAATATACATAAAATCCATATTAAAGAATTCATAGAAAATTCCAAAAAAATTGAAGAACTGAAAAAAAATCTTCTTTCAAATGAAGAATTAGACTTTTATAAATCCCGAATTTTTATTGAGACTGAAATAAATGAAGAAGATATTGAAAAATATGAGCAAAAAAGAGAAGAACTACTGAAAAGGAAAGAACAAATAAAAGATGAACTCCACCAGCTACAAAGCGAGTATGAAAAAATTCTTCAGTCCAGAAAAGAAATTGAAAAAATAGAGGAACAGATAGAAATTTCATCAAGATATTTGGAAACTCTTGAAAAATTTAAAAAAGCCTTGCAAAAATCTTATGAGATAATTGAAAGTATTACAAAGAAACATCATAAACTATGGGCTGAAAGATTAAACACTGCAGGTTCTAAGCTTTTGAGTAGAATAACAGGTAAAACAGTAGAAATCTTTTTCAATCAAGACCTTTCCTTTATTGTAAAAATTCCTGAAATTGAGTATCCCTTAGCTGATAAAGAGATTGAAAAAAAACTAAGTGGAGGCATGGCTGAACAGATATATCTCACTGTAAGACTTATTCTTTCTCAAGCCTTAAGTAGTAATGTAAAAGTTCCTATAATACTTGATGAACCATTTGCGCACTCAGATGATGAGAGATTTGTTAAAGGCATGAAATTTTTAATAGAAGAGATTGCAAAATCAAATCAGGTAATTATAATTAGCTGTCATCAACATAGATTGAGTCTTCTTAAGGAATTGGAAGGCAGTTTTAAGCTTATTTCAGTTAAATAG
- a CDS encoding metallophosphoesterase family protein yields MKFSFLHLSDLHLGLKIKGTDRLKYCKKALLKAINVVRENNLDALIIAGDFFENDKVYREDIEFLKEVFDLIYPKPVIISPGNHDFLGPDCPYNEKLLHILRVKGFKDNVKIFKKPDFSIFSFDDVNIYGKPCLNRQTRAFEKLYKINPSKINIAVIHASRINFNPEGKELWHPFEDSEVLKSNFDYVAFGHYHSYSEISDSSGIKAAYSGSMVPASIYEYGKRGGLIVEVLKENNRARTELEFVPLSDFSIKKIDIPASQNMEKIKNIISDEISESNNSKDTLFILKITGIGDLNINYLKELFSEYKILFDLSDFIKFDMEKLEETSTETTIGIFIREIFKMMDKADEREKQILKDALIYGLDAFAGKQITPRFYD; encoded by the coding sequence ATGAAATTTAGTTTCTTGCATCTTTCAGACCTACATTTAGGTCTAAAAATCAAAGGGACAGACAGGCTTAAATACTGTAAAAAAGCTCTATTAAAAGCTATAAATGTAGTCAGAGAAAACAATCTTGATGCCTTAATAATTGCAGGAGATTTTTTTGAAAATGACAAAGTTTACAGAGAAGATATTGAATTTTTAAAAGAAGTCTTTGATTTAATCTATCCCAAACCAGTAATTATTTCACCGGGAAATCACGACTTTTTAGGACCTGATTGTCCATATAACGAAAAACTTCTCCATATACTGAGAGTCAAAGGATTTAAAGACAATGTAAAAATATTTAAAAAACCCGATTTCTCAATTTTTTCTTTTGACGATGTAAATATTTATGGCAAGCCCTGTTTAAACAGACAAACAAGAGCTTTTGAAAAACTCTACAAAATCAATCCATCAAAAATCAACATAGCAGTTATTCATGCATCAAGAATTAACTTTAATCCCGAAGGTAAAGAACTATGGCATCCTTTTGAAGACAGTGAAGTATTAAAATCTAACTTTGATTATGTTGCTTTCGGACATTATCACAGTTACTCAGAAATATCTGATAGTTCAGGAATAAAAGCAGCCTATTCAGGTAGCATGGTGCCTGCTTCTATCTATGAATACGGCAAAAGAGGGGGACTGATTGTTGAAGTTCTAAAAGAAAATAACAGAGCAAGAACTGAATTAGAATTTGTACCACTAAGTGATTTCTCAATTAAAAAAATCGATATTCCTGCCTCTCAAAACATGGAAAAAATTAAAAATATCATATCTGATGAAATCTCAGAAAGTAACAACTCCAAGGATACCCTTTTTATTTTAAAAATCACAGGTATTGGAGATTTAAATATAAACTATTTGAAAGAACTTTTTTCTGAATATAAAATCTTATTTGATCTATCTGACTTCATAAAATTTGATATGGAAAAATTAGAAGAGACATCAACGGAGACTACAATCGGGATATTTATCAGAGAAATCTTTAAAATGATGGACAAAGCAGATGAAAGGGAAAAACAAATTCTTAAAGATGCTTTGATATACGGACTTGATGCCTTTGCTGGTAAACAAATAACTCCACGATTTTATGATTAA
- a CDS encoding HU family DNA-binding protein, which translates to MTKADLVSKIASKAELTKAEAAKALDATIEAIKEALKKGDKVTLVGFGSFYVSKRKARKGRNPRTGQEIKIPATKVPKFTAGKSLKEAVK; encoded by the coding sequence ATGACAAAGGCAGATTTGGTAAGCAAAATTGCGAGCAAAGCAGAGCTCACAAAGGCAGAAGCAGCAAAGGCATTGGATGCTACAATTGAAGCTATTAAGGAAGCTCTCAAGAAAGGTGACAAGGTTACATTAGTAGGTTTTGGTAGCTTTTATGTTTCAAAGAGAAAGGCAAGAAAGGGAAGAAATCCAAGAACCGGCCAGGAAATTAAGATTCCTGCAACAAAGGTTCCCAAATTTACTGCTGGAAAATCTTTAAAAGAAGCAGTAAAGTAA